tgtggattcgatccctgcttccatgtactaatctttttagcaacaacgggttgagggttttgaaaggcgaaggaagtgattgtgtgtCCAACGACAGATAACCCAAGGATTCTCTGAGTTCATAGACCCGGTGcctagtggattctctggatcgAGAGATTTAATTTCAAACACACCTCGCTGACTTATCGCACTCTTCAACGACTTTACTATAGTGGGACAAAAAGAGTCATCTTGATTAATGCCGATCAACATACAATAAGGGCTAGTATTTTGTACTCCTACTTTATAAAATCGCGTCTTGACTAAATAGTCCGGACGAGCTGGAGAAAaggtactactactactattttacaaatattacaTAAATGGTTGTTTTATGCTAAAGAGCACTAGTAATTACTTTTATACTATGTGATAGttaaatatcaagaaaaaatcaataacCTCTCTTGATTTTCACTCATCacatattttatcttcttcCTCTAATATACGTAGACAATAACTATTACTTTCACTTGGGTAATTTCATACTATCAATATGCTATTACTAATCCAGCTTACGCACGTTTGTTAGCTGTACTTTTCACTAATTAGTGCattttgcacatttttctTCATGGGTTTTgcttatttgattttctttggTGCTTTACCTGCATTTACAGAATTGGACTAACCTCCAAACGTAGTGTTGGTTGGTTCAAATATAGTACAAGGACGCCCAACCAATTTGCATAGTGttgatgaaaaatgaaaaaggagaATAATTGAATCATGTAATggaatttattatatattggttgATGGTCCACAAAGGGTAATGATAATTTATCTAACTCCCACCTAATTATATTTGCCTTTTAAGGATGAAGCATCCTTACTTGTGTGGTCACTCCACATATTTATGTGGGTAAACCTTACTCttttaaatggaaaagagGCCTCCATTCTTTATCATTTGCATGAACTAAAAGGGTATAATGGTTAATCAATATCACAGACACACAACTATCCCATCCATCTTCATTACACGCCTTACATGTAATACCAAAGTAATATATATCTCGTGAAATCGCTCTATTTAGGTCCACCCATTTTCTCCACGCACAATAAAGGTAGGAATATTTTCCTATTTCGATCCTTGTCTCTGTTTTTTTCCAATCCTCTTCagaatatgtttatatatatatgtatattagcAGCTACATTTCGATGACCAACGCATGAAAAAATGTTTGAGTTGAATTGGGAAGTCATACTAGTTTACCAAGTGCAGACACGATATTTACCTTCTCATTATTTGTAGCATATGGTAAATTTCTTGAAACTTTCCTCATCTGGCAGCTTGTAAGAAATCAAGATTTAAGCTTCCCTAATAATCCACATAAGTTTTCCCACGCAGACAGCAGGAAAGATCCACAAGCTAATAAGAAAATGGTCTTTGTTACACATTGTATATTTTGCTAAATTTCAGCCCCAACTAAAAACTCAGTTTCTTGAATGTGTTTTCGCAAATTAGCATTACCCATACACAAGTTCTTTTACAGCCTGATAAGTCAAAATTTCCAAGTTAAAGTCGAAGTAAGAAGGGCCAAAATCTAGATTTTGTCCGCAGACCTCTATAATCCAGAGGCAATGTAAATGAAGCTCATCCCCAAAGCCTACTAAGTAAACTTTTCTTGTCTTTCTTCATCCTGTTCTCCAGTGACGGGAAGTCAATTGAGTTGTAGGCGAGATCCATGATAACTGGATTGCGCGGGACTGCTTGAAAGGCAGGCGGGAAGACTGAGATATGTGGGGTTGATTTTGTGGTCGGGTCACCAACAGCAGATTCGTAATTCTCCAGGTTCTCCATGAGCAGCTTTTCAAGCTGAAGCAAACAGAGTTAAACATAGAAAAGAGTCATCTCAAGGTGGTgataattatagaaaaaaaaaaaaacaaccatCCCTAAATTGTACGACAGGTCCACTCAAACATGAGAAAACCCACTTCAGTCTGGACTCAGACCCATCCCAACCCATACTAGAGACCAGCCAAAGAAATTAATCCTTAACTTTGCTCTCATAGTTAGTTATTGTTGTAGAATCACAACacaaacattttattaaataaatttagacaATATGAACCTAGTATATCGATacatattttagatatatatgtgagtggaaagaTTCTTAGGCGTGTTGGATCTATCAGGTCCTATTTCCATCCCAAGTTACTTGTGGAATTGTCACAAAATTGCAGATGAAAAACTTAAGTTAAGCTAAAGACCGAGGATCactttttcagtttttgttttgttttgttttgtttatggaCGCAACACTGATCACGATCCAAATGTGCAATTGAATATGGAATCTCATTAAATCAGGGTTGCTGGAGATAGTAGGGTTAGGCAAATAACTAGGAGAGCTTATTACAGGAAGTAATCAAAGAAACCAATATATTATGCTATATTGAAAATTCCTAGCTGCTAAAAGTTTAGTTTTCAACTAATTGATTTAACAAATTCTATCAGATAAACATAGGCCAAAAGATACTTTAAGTACTCTGACCAACAAGCTAGCGTAAAGAAGATATACCAGAATCTCAAAATCATTAACTAGTTTCCAGATTAAAAGCCAAGGAAAGTTATGCTACATACCTTCTTATAATTTCCTGTTAATGAGATACTTGAGATCTTTTCAGAGAGATTTTCTGGAgccttctcctcctccatAACTCCTGTTGCATGTTCTATACAAATGTTGGATCGACAATCATTGTAAAGCATCTTCAGTTCCTTGATAGCAACctgtaataaattaaattgtgctCAAGTCAGAAATGAAGTCCCAAAGTAGGGATTCAAATATGTGTATCTTACTAGATTCAAGAAAATTGCACTGATCACATTGCAACGAAAtgttcaaataaattatggaCTGTAATTGGAAAACCGATATATTATCTAAGTTGGTCATCTTATGATTAAAGAACAGTGTTTCCATTTAACTGTAAGGAGTTTAGGCTACAATGGAAGCACGGCGAGTAAAGGTAACATATTGTCAGCTGGTCGTGAAAAGGAGTATACTGAGTTAGTAGAGAATGCAAGCACCTGATCAGCATTGGCCGAACTCTGAAGCTTCTTAAGAGCATCATCAGCTAAGGAACAAGCTCTGCAGAACAAAGCATATGCTTCTACCCTCTTACCAGCCAAACTATAAGATTTTGCCAGGTAAAAGCACCTACAGGAAAGTGACGAATAGATCAGTACCCAGAGGATGCCATTCACAGACAAAGTTGAGATAAGCATATACAGCAGGTTCGTTAACCAGGGATCTCGAAGATGCTATGCAAAAAGATCTAGGTATACTATTTGTACCACATAAGAAACAAGTAAATAAGAAAAGCTAAATCTGGTGAATGAGATATGACTATTATCTCATAAGCCATAAGTACCCAACTACAAATGTGAAATGGTTTcataaacaacaaatttcTGAACTGCTAGAGTTGAAGAGGGTAGTATAGTATTAGAATTACAATTAAGTGGtaaatcatttttactttatgaGGAGAGGCAGAAAATTtctagaattaaaattaattttctggCCACTGAAGTGGAACTAAAGCAGCATGAAACATAAGCCGTTGGGAGAAAGAAGCAAATATGGACTCCAAAACATTACAAGGTCCAAACCTTTCTGCTCGGAAAACTAAACTTTTCAGTTCACATTCTTCACTGAGAGCCACTTCTTCTGGTTTTCGGTCTCTACCCGAACTAACCAGATCAGAAAGATCAGCAGCATTCTGTTTGAAGAAGCTGGTTAGCTTTATGAAACTTaatgttaatattaatatgaagATAGTGTCAGTTTCTAGGTACTCTCACCTGTAGGAGGAGATCATATAGCCGGACAAGCTCTTCAGGTTTTGTAACCTTTTCGTTTTTGTCATCACGAACCTTACTGAGCTTATTCTTTGCAATGTGCACAAGCAACTGATTACGCTCAATTGTTCTCTCTCCTAAGACAGCCCCAATAGCTTTATCAAGGCCACTCAGGTCATCCTTAATGCTCTCAGAATTACCTGTGTTAGCCTACAGCAGAAAAATACTGTCAAACTCACCATATATACCCTAATTATGTTTCCTTCTCTTTCAGGAAAAAAATGCCTTCTGCCAATATTCCGCCTCCATAATTCATAAAACTGTTCTCATAGAAAGTACATACGGTAAACAGAAACTTCATAACTAAAGCCCAACTCACCAAGTCATTCCTTATGCAGCTCCTGGCTTCACTATAAGCAGCAAATATTTTGTCAAATATGGCTAGTTTTTTCTCTGTGGGTACTGAATCTGCTCCTGGACCATTAGTATCTTTCTCCAGTTCCTGGGCTGATCAAATAAAGTCAAGCAAGAGGGTTTGAGATTTGGGTGCAAGTTTAAGAATTCACGAGTATAATCAAAGCAGTGACAGAACCAGGTAAAATCTAACTGCCACAACTGCTGCACATTCATAAACAGAGCTATACAGCAAACGCAAATACATACAAATATGCAAGTATAAGCTGAGTTTCACAAATACAAGACTAAAACTTGCACTATGAGTATTCACCTTTTAAAACCTGTGACTACCTAAGCTCAATCACAGcaggaaattttaaaaaaacctaGGCTGATAAAATGGCTACTAAAAGATGTAAAACACATTGTGAGAGCAGTACTAGGAGCATCCAGTAACTAACTAAGTTATTGAACCCCAGGAAATATGATCATCCATAATTGCACAAAATACGATTACATGAGGGCTCACCATACCAGTCCCCAGATGCATGACTTGGTCATGTTTATATAACAGCCAAACACACAACTCACTTTAGCCTTCCTATCATGCCATTATGTATCAGGCAGGAAAAGAAAGGTTGATGCAATTTGCAATTATAGCACTAGCCCAATTTCTACAATATTAAAACTACATCATCTTTTAAGCTTTTGCAATACAACATCTACAGTTTTTTCAAAAGTCATTTTCACAGTGCATGTAGTTAAAAGAAGTAAACTGCATTGTTGTAATTACAACATTTCCAAAGTCGCGTTGTAATTGGAATTCAGGGTAAAGGTTGTGTCATTTGCTGCAACTAACCCGAAAGGGAAATCAAAACATTAAGGTCAAAGGTAACATTTCCTGGACCATGGTAGAGCTAATGTACAGTGCAGTTCACCTTCCTAAGGCATTTGCTCAAGTCCACTAAGATTTTTACACATTAACAAATCCTAACCAAGTTGGGTGTGAACTTGAGGGCAGAACCACACCTAAAACACTATGAGCCACAGTCCTTATAATAAAAGGCATGTACCTTTGAGTATGGCGACCCGAATCTTTGCATTTGATATGGGAAATCTGTGACCAAGCCAATGAAATTCAGTCAACGATGCCGCCTGTTGAGATCGAGCTTCAGCCATGACCGCCTGGTGATGATggaaaattaagataaattatCAATAACAATCCATGGAATAGGCAATGTAGCAAGGATAGAAAACTTGATAAGGACAGAACACTCTGCTTTGAGAAGATTGGGGTGTGCTTCACTAGCAGttatcaaatatatattgtatgcTACCTCTACTTGATGAAATAGACTCACCTCTAATTTAGCCTTAAAAAGGTCCAGAGCAGGCCCTTCCATTTCTCCTATCTGGACTAGTTCAGAAGTTTTTATATTTGACTCCCCAACTTTGTGCAGACAATATCTTATGCTAGGCTCAAGTTCCTCAACCCGCTCCCGGCATAAAACTTGGTTCTCTAGATCTCCATACTTTCCAAGTTCCTCATAAACGGCCCTGTCAAAACGTAGTACGTTAGCCATCAACAAGTACTCCTTTTCTGGGAAagtttagattttttaatgaagCATTAGAAGATGATCAACTACCAAAAAACATGCCATTAAGTTCACTTATTAGTCAAAAGAAGAgccattaatttattttctttatccaGAAAATCATTAGAGATAAAAATGTACCTGGCACTTTTGAAGCACTTAAGCGCAATGTCCCAGTGTTCATCTTGCTCAAATAACAAGCTCCCTTTCATATAAGAGGCATAAGCCTGGATGATAAAgaccaaataaaaaaggttCTCCATAAgaaatgtcatatttttgtaaaactcTAAGCATCCACCACAGATTAACTTTGACCACTGAccgaaaaacaaaattatactgTAAGAAATATTGTGAAAGGATCTGTGGTCTACACTGCTTGGAAGAGAAACATAACAAGTGATTCCTAAACTCAGGACATTACTAACTGAAgacatttcaataattttccTGCCCTTCTTTtgtaaaaagagaaattttcGGACAAGAGCTCAAACCTGATATAATAACTATCCGACCAATTTGTCTTAAAATGTTCTTGAAACGGCTCGTGGagccacaaaaaaaatatactatatcatATCCCCACAGGCTTTTTCATGTTTACAGAGAGCAATCAAAAGGAGAAAGAACTACTGGCTATATTTGCTAAAAGACCGTTTTTCAATATCAACTAATCGAAAGGATGAAACATCTTTAAAGAAAACAGTCTAACTGAAGGCTAACAAGCCAAGAGTCACAGCAGTTGTACAGGATTCGTTAATGTATCATTATAGtaggaaaaaacaaaaaatctgaaatttagtgggaaaatataataatagcaTCTGAGAAAAAGATCAGATTCACACCTCAGCTTCCAGAGATGTTCTCGAGTCTCCCTTGATGGCACACAGCTCTTGAAACTGGGTAGCCCATTTTACGGCCTTCCTTAGCCTGCCAATGAGGTAGATCCTCTGACGAGCATTTGGGCCATCTGGTAAAGTTTTCTTTTCCATTGCATGGCTCCATGCTCTTTCAGCAGCATATAGAACCAAATGAAGAAACCTAGAACAAATTCAAAGAGCCTCATAAACTAAGAGAATATAGGAGAAAATTAGTTTTCATTCCATGCTTGAAGatgaacaagaaaatgaaGGAGCACAAACTTATTTCTTTCCATGTTTATGCTACTTCCGTCCCTTGTTAAGTGATTCAGATTCTTTTTTGGGACGATCCAAGATAAGTgataatttccttttttgagcAACAATCAACACTTTATGCAGACCCTCAGCTTGTTTATGATCTTAACTTCATAACTATCATCAGtaatttactactacttttaTGGGCTGCATCCTATATCATGCAAGAAAAGTATCCACTTACTtcagaatatatatttacatcTAATGTTGAATGGAAAGTCATGAACATACACAGCAACTGGCTGAACATCATATTTTCGAAGAGAGCTTTTCTTTTCGGccaaaaaaacaaagagtATGTATCACAATCAGCTCGTTAAAGAGGATCCACCGGTCGCAAGGGGATTGTCTCATTGAGAAAGGCAAGAGGACCTTCATACGTACCTGACTTCAGTCACAGTAGATGACGATATGGCTCTCTTGGTATATTTTCCACGGCCATGGGTGAATTTCAAGGACTTGTACAATCTCCGCAAACGTGCAGTGCAGTACCGCCTGAgaattcaaaatcaatatatcTCATGATTGATGATAACATCAATTTCAATGCAAAAATGCTCAGAACCTTCTTGCCAACCAAACAGGAGACCTCGAATAGGTACATTACACAAGTAAACTGAATTCCAAACAAACACAAGTTAGCACTACCTGTA
The nucleotide sequence above comes from Salvia hispanica cultivar TCC Black 2014 chromosome 5, UniMelb_Shisp_WGS_1.0, whole genome shotgun sequence. Encoded proteins:
- the LOC125190757 gene encoding signal recognition particle subunit SRP68-like, which encodes MAKGDDVAGMEIDQNSSALDQISNPKFSINVLQLLKSAQMQHGLRFGDYARYRRYCTARLRRLYKSLKFTHGRGKYTKRAISSSTVTEVRFLHLVLYAAERAWSHAMEKKTLPDGPNARQRIYLIGRLRKAVKWATQFQELCAIKGDSRTSLEAEAYASYMKGSLLFEQDEHWDIALKCFKSARAVYEELGKYGDLENQVLCRERVEELEPSIRYCLHKVGESNIKTSELVQIGEMEGPALDLFKAKLEAVMAEARSQQAASLTEFHWLGHRFPISNAKIRVAILKAQELEKDTNGPGADSVPTEKKLAIFDKIFAAYSEARSCIRNDLANTGNSESIKDDLSGLDKAIGAVLGERTIERNQLLVHIAKNKLSKVRDDKNEKVTKPEELVRLYDLLLQNAADLSDLVSSGRDRKPEEVALSEECELKSLVFRAERCFYLAKSYSLAGKRVEAYALFCRACSLADDALKKLQSSANADQVAIKELKMLYNDCRSNICIEHATGVMEEEKAPENLSEKISSISLTGNYKKLEKLLMENLENYESAVGDPTTKSTPHISVFPPAFQAVPRNPVIMDLAYNSIDFPSLENRMKKDKKSLLSRLWG